In uncultured Bacteroides sp., one genomic interval encodes:
- a CDS encoding ferredoxin, with amino-acid sequence MDVKKVWMEEGCIACGACEGICSKVFRVEDIAYVNEGVDYSEYSDEIEEAAASCPVEVIKYSE; translated from the coding sequence ATGGATGTTAAAAAAGTATGGATGGAAGAGGGCTGTATTGCCTGTGGAGCATGCGAAGGAATTTGCTCCAAAGTGTTTAGAGTAGAAGATATTGCCTATGTAAACGAAGGGGTAGACTATTCTGAATACTCTGATGAGATTGAAGAAGCAGCAGCAAGTTGTCCTGTTGAAGTAATTAAATATTCTGAATAA